One segment of Desmodus rotundus isolate HL8 chromosome 6, HLdesRot8A.1, whole genome shotgun sequence DNA contains the following:
- the BRAT1 gene encoding BRCA1-associated ATM activator 1 isoform X2 → MDPECSQLLPALCAALADPRQPVADDTCLEKLLDWFKTVTEAGSSRLLLEDSPCLVELLFQVPKAQGLSPGVLSFSLRLAGVLAAQEDCFQYLQQGQLLPGLFGEAGPLGGAAWTAPTVRSGWIQGLRALAQHPSALSFLDDFGALDTIFSLQGDSSLFVASAAGQLLAHILDLCMRGPAGALPGLQAHDWPACAQRVVGHIEESLCSTAAPRVTQALNVLSTVFGHCYSPWAQVLWVRLSPLVACLLEKDPVPAAHSLVDLLLSLARSPALSSEGGLWEMVAQTLGHLSPTQAGPLALGVLKLQDCPQALRTQAFDILLQPLACVLKAAAEAPGPPGLPAEPAGDSAVVDALLSSRSACVGLLCQTLAHLELLLPMPQCPWPWPQGALLGAVVTALQFCRGSAVPASDVGSRLCVILAGCVRVQRAALDFLGALSQGTGPRELVTQVFAVLLDYLTSPDSSPTVLRKAFQATLRWLLSSPRPPGCCDLDPHTQHFLGELLPVLQKRLCSPCWEVRDSGLEFLAQVTRAWAGQAGFRHALLASEVPELAEQLLQDPESYVRASAVTAVGLLSSRGLHAAPSSPEHLGGLQSLLLDLLHMLSADSEGFPRRAVMQVFTEWLRDGHAEVAEDTERFVARVLQAASQDLDWEVRAQGLELAQVFLAQTLGQPGPHCPYAVAPPAAAPPSPLAQALQVLCRVQLFEFAFRALFDCDRAVAQKSCDLLLFLRDKAAPYDGPQGAGSSPDVASVEAALQRWRAGEQGQLLGPLEPEAAMAVLRAMDLEGLRGALAESSDHVERSPQSLLQDMLATAGILGDNEADCY, encoded by the exons ATGGACCCCGAGtgctcccagctcctcccagcCCTCTGTGCTGCCCTGGCAGACCCCAGGCAGCCCGTGGCAGATGACACCTGTTTGGAGAAGCTGCTGGACTGGTTTAAAACCGTAACTGAAGCGG GGTCCAGCCGGCTGCTGTTGGAGGACAGCCCCTGCCTGGTGGAGCTGCTGTTCCAGGTGCCGAAAGCCCAGGGCCTGAGTCCTGGcgtcctctccttctccctccgcCTGGCGGGCGTGCTGGCAGCCCAGGAAGACTGCTTCCAGTACCTTCAG CAGGGGCAGTTGCTGCCTGGGCTCTTCGGAGAGGCAGGCCCCCTGGGCGGAGCGGCCTGGACGGCGCCCACAGTGCGCAGCGGCTGGATCCAGGGCCTGCGTGCTCTGGCGCAGCACCCTAgtgctctgagcttcctggacgaCTTTG gcgCCCTGGACACCATCTTCTCCCTGCAGGGAGACTCCAGCCTGTTCGTGGCCTCGGCGGCTGGGCAGCTCCTGGCACACATCCTGGACCTGTGTATGCGAGGCCCAGCCGGGGCTCTGCCCGGCCTGCAGGCTCATGACTGGCCCGCGTGCGCCCAGAGGGTTGTGGGCCACATCGAAGAGTCCCTGTGCTCCACAGCCGCCCCGCGGGTCACACAGGCCCTGAACGTCCTGAGCACCGTCTTTGGGCACTGCTACAGCCCTTGGGCGCAAGTCCTCTGGGTGCGGCTGAGTCCCCTCGTGGCCTGTCTGCTCGAGAAAGACCCTGTCCCAGCCGCACACTCGCTGGTGGATCTCCTCCTCAGCCTGGCCCG GTCCCCTGCGCTGAGTTCCGAGGGTGGCCTGTGGGAGATGGTGGCGCAGACTCTGGGCCACCTGAGCCCCACACAGGCAGGGCCCCTGGCTCTGGGGGTCCTGAAACTGCAGGACTG TCCCCAGGCACTGAGGACACAGGCCTTCGAcatcctcctccagcccctggcctgTGTCCTGAAAGCCGCTGCTGAGGCCCCCGGACCCCCAG GCTTGCCAGCTGAGCCCGCGGGCGACTCGGCCGTGGTGGACGCCCTCCTGTCCTCCAGGTCAGCCTGCGTGGGCCTCTTGTGCCAGACCCTGGCCcacctggagctgctgctgccgaTG ccccagtgcccctggccctggccccagggcgcCCTGCTCGGCGCTGTGGTGACAGCCTTGCAGTTCTGCCGCGGCTCTGCGGTACCTGCCTCCGACGTGGGGAGCCGCCTCTGCGTGATCCTGGCCGGCTGCGTCCGTGTCCAGCGAGCGGCCCTCGACTTCCTGGGGGCGCTATCTCAGGGGACAG GCCCCCGAGAGTTGGTGACACAGGTGTTCGCTGTCCTCCTGGATTACCTCACAAGCCCTGATTCCAGCCCCACG GTTCTGAGGAAGGCCTTCCAGGCCACGCTCAGGTGGCTGCTGAGCTCACCCCGGCCCCCTGGCTGCTGCGATCTGGACCCCCACACCCAGCACTTCCTTGGAG AGCTTCTCCCTGTGCTGCAGAAGCGCCTGTGCAGCCCCTGCTGGGAGGTGAGGGACTCGGGCCTCGAGTTCCTGGCCCAGGTGACCCGGGCCTGGGCAG GACAGGCCGGCTTCAGACACGCGCTCCTGGCCTCAGAGGTGCCTGAGCTCGCCGAGCAACTCCTGCAGGACCCCGAGAGCTACGTTCGCGCGAGCGCGGTGACTGCCGTAGGACTGCTGTCCAGCCGAGGGCTGCATgctgcccccagcagccctgagcACCTGGGAGGCCTGCAG AGCCTGCTGCTGGACCTTCTGCACATGCTCTCTGCAGACTCGGAGGGCTTCCCCCGGAGGGCCGTCATGCAAGTCTTCACAGAGTGGCTGAGAGATGGCCATGCTGAGGTGGCCGAGGACACGGAGCGCTTTGTGGCCAGGGTGCTCCAGGCGGCAAGCCAGGACCTGGACTGGGAGGTGCGGGCCCAGGGCCTCGAGCTGGCTCAGGTGTTCTTGGCCCAGACGCTGGGCCAGCCCGGCCCCCACTGTCCCTATGCAGTGGCCCCGCCTGCGGCTGCGCCCCCCAGCCCgctggcccaggccctgcaggtgCTCTGCCGAGTGCAGCTCTTTGAGTTCGCCTTTCGGGCCTTGTTTGACTGTGACCGAGCTGTGGCCCAGAAGTCCTGtgacctcctcctcttcctgcggGACAAGGCCGCCCCCTATGATGGCCCgcagggggcggggagcagcCCTGATGTGGCCTCCGTGGAGGCCGCGCTGCAGAGATGGCGGGCAGGCGAGCAGGGCCAGCTGCTGGGGCCCCTGGAGCCCGAGGCCGCGATGGCGGTGCTGAGGGCCATGGACCTGGAGGGCCTGCGGGGGGCGCTGGCGGAGAGCAGCGACCATGTGGAGAGGAGCCCCCAGTCGCTCCTGCAGGACATGCTGGCCACCGCGGGCATCCTGGGGGACAACGAGGCTGACTGCTACTGA
- the BRAT1 gene encoding BRCA1-associated ATM activator 1 isoform X1: MDPECSQLLPALCAALADPRQPVADDTCLEKLLDWFKTVTEAGSSRLLLEDSPCLVELLFQVPKAQGLSPGVLSFSLRLAGVLAAQEDCFQYLQQGQLLPGLFGEAGPLGGAAWTAPTVRSGWIQGLRALAQHPSALSFLDDFGALDTIFSLQGDSSLFVASAAGQLLAHILDLCMRGPAGALPGLQAHDWPACAQRVVGHIEESLCSTAAPRVTQALNVLSTVFGHCYSPWAQVLWVRLSPLVACLLEKDPVPAAHSLVDLLLSLARSPALSSEGGLWEMVAQTLGHLSPTQAGPLALGVLKLQDCPQALRTQAFDILLQPLACVLKAAAEAPGPPGLPAEPAGDSAVVDALLSSRSACVGLLCQTLAHLELLLPMPQCPWPWPQGALLGAVVTALQFCRGSAVPASDVGSRLCVILAGCVRVQRAALDFLGALSQGTGPRELVTQVFAVLLDYLTSPDSSPTVLRKAFQATLRWLLSSPRPPGCCDLDPHTQHFLGELLPVLQKRLCSPCWEVRDSGLEFLAQVTRAWAGQAGFRHALLASEVPELAEQLLQDPESYVRASAVTAVGLLSSRGLHAAPSSPEHLGGLQKSLLLDLLHMLSADSEGFPRRAVMQVFTEWLRDGHAEVAEDTERFVARVLQAASQDLDWEVRAQGLELAQVFLAQTLGQPGPHCPYAVAPPAAAPPSPLAQALQVLCRVQLFEFAFRALFDCDRAVAQKSCDLLLFLRDKAAPYDGPQGAGSSPDVASVEAALQRWRAGEQGQLLGPLEPEAAMAVLRAMDLEGLRGALAESSDHVERSPQSLLQDMLATAGILGDNEADCY, from the exons ATGGACCCCGAGtgctcccagctcctcccagcCCTCTGTGCTGCCCTGGCAGACCCCAGGCAGCCCGTGGCAGATGACACCTGTTTGGAGAAGCTGCTGGACTGGTTTAAAACCGTAACTGAAGCGG GGTCCAGCCGGCTGCTGTTGGAGGACAGCCCCTGCCTGGTGGAGCTGCTGTTCCAGGTGCCGAAAGCCCAGGGCCTGAGTCCTGGcgtcctctccttctccctccgcCTGGCGGGCGTGCTGGCAGCCCAGGAAGACTGCTTCCAGTACCTTCAG CAGGGGCAGTTGCTGCCTGGGCTCTTCGGAGAGGCAGGCCCCCTGGGCGGAGCGGCCTGGACGGCGCCCACAGTGCGCAGCGGCTGGATCCAGGGCCTGCGTGCTCTGGCGCAGCACCCTAgtgctctgagcttcctggacgaCTTTG gcgCCCTGGACACCATCTTCTCCCTGCAGGGAGACTCCAGCCTGTTCGTGGCCTCGGCGGCTGGGCAGCTCCTGGCACACATCCTGGACCTGTGTATGCGAGGCCCAGCCGGGGCTCTGCCCGGCCTGCAGGCTCATGACTGGCCCGCGTGCGCCCAGAGGGTTGTGGGCCACATCGAAGAGTCCCTGTGCTCCACAGCCGCCCCGCGGGTCACACAGGCCCTGAACGTCCTGAGCACCGTCTTTGGGCACTGCTACAGCCCTTGGGCGCAAGTCCTCTGGGTGCGGCTGAGTCCCCTCGTGGCCTGTCTGCTCGAGAAAGACCCTGTCCCAGCCGCACACTCGCTGGTGGATCTCCTCCTCAGCCTGGCCCG GTCCCCTGCGCTGAGTTCCGAGGGTGGCCTGTGGGAGATGGTGGCGCAGACTCTGGGCCACCTGAGCCCCACACAGGCAGGGCCCCTGGCTCTGGGGGTCCTGAAACTGCAGGACTG TCCCCAGGCACTGAGGACACAGGCCTTCGAcatcctcctccagcccctggcctgTGTCCTGAAAGCCGCTGCTGAGGCCCCCGGACCCCCAG GCTTGCCAGCTGAGCCCGCGGGCGACTCGGCCGTGGTGGACGCCCTCCTGTCCTCCAGGTCAGCCTGCGTGGGCCTCTTGTGCCAGACCCTGGCCcacctggagctgctgctgccgaTG ccccagtgcccctggccctggccccagggcgcCCTGCTCGGCGCTGTGGTGACAGCCTTGCAGTTCTGCCGCGGCTCTGCGGTACCTGCCTCCGACGTGGGGAGCCGCCTCTGCGTGATCCTGGCCGGCTGCGTCCGTGTCCAGCGAGCGGCCCTCGACTTCCTGGGGGCGCTATCTCAGGGGACAG GCCCCCGAGAGTTGGTGACACAGGTGTTCGCTGTCCTCCTGGATTACCTCACAAGCCCTGATTCCAGCCCCACG GTTCTGAGGAAGGCCTTCCAGGCCACGCTCAGGTGGCTGCTGAGCTCACCCCGGCCCCCTGGCTGCTGCGATCTGGACCCCCACACCCAGCACTTCCTTGGAG AGCTTCTCCCTGTGCTGCAGAAGCGCCTGTGCAGCCCCTGCTGGGAGGTGAGGGACTCGGGCCTCGAGTTCCTGGCCCAGGTGACCCGGGCCTGGGCAG GACAGGCCGGCTTCAGACACGCGCTCCTGGCCTCAGAGGTGCCTGAGCTCGCCGAGCAACTCCTGCAGGACCCCGAGAGCTACGTTCGCGCGAGCGCGGTGACTGCCGTAGGACTGCTGTCCAGCCGAGGGCTGCATgctgcccccagcagccctgagcACCTGGGAGGCCTGCAG aAGAGCCTGCTGCTGGACCTTCTGCACATGCTCTCTGCAGACTCGGAGGGCTTCCCCCGGAGGGCCGTCATGCAAGTCTTCACAGAGTGGCTGAGAGATGGCCATGCTGAGGTGGCCGAGGACACGGAGCGCTTTGTGGCCAGGGTGCTCCAGGCGGCAAGCCAGGACCTGGACTGGGAGGTGCGGGCCCAGGGCCTCGAGCTGGCTCAGGTGTTCTTGGCCCAGACGCTGGGCCAGCCCGGCCCCCACTGTCCCTATGCAGTGGCCCCGCCTGCGGCTGCGCCCCCCAGCCCgctggcccaggccctgcaggtgCTCTGCCGAGTGCAGCTCTTTGAGTTCGCCTTTCGGGCCTTGTTTGACTGTGACCGAGCTGTGGCCCAGAAGTCCTGtgacctcctcctcttcctgcggGACAAGGCCGCCCCCTATGATGGCCCgcagggggcggggagcagcCCTGATGTGGCCTCCGTGGAGGCCGCGCTGCAGAGATGGCGGGCAGGCGAGCAGGGCCAGCTGCTGGGGCCCCTGGAGCCCGAGGCCGCGATGGCGGTGCTGAGGGCCATGGACCTGGAGGGCCTGCGGGGGGCGCTGGCGGAGAGCAGCGACCATGTGGAGAGGAGCCCCCAGTCGCTCCTGCAGGACATGCTGGCCACCGCGGGCATCCTGGGGGACAACGAGGCTGACTGCTACTGA
- the IQCE gene encoding IQ domain-containing protein E isoform X1: MAAGSRPARGPAQAAGGLAAREAREPDSRARSAEGWPGSATVMSLGTGDPTSETGDDSLSAITLDSDVETVTKRRSVHRPPPVSPKSPYSSKPRAVASWRSLKTAASLPLSPRMTFTPQQLWPGSSKPAGSATQPQKAGLTLERPWAHPPVSTPDHLMETLRVKRSNLRRSASNGHVPGTPVYREKEDMYDEIIELKKSLHMQKSDADQLRTKLRRLEEENARKDRQIEQLLGPSRGPDFVCTLADKRLDTSWVVSGLRQRVLKLEQQCKDRDSTISKLQADVKTTNLEEMRIAVETYYEEIYRLQTLLARSETTGRKPPAEKKPSFKRQRKLSSALLSLSRSVQELTEENQSLKEDLDRVLSSSPSASRRKGYAEWSKPRLLRRVAELEKMVSAMEGPEPQALSASSSSPHPPPGNEDSESLRGAVRSLQGEREALQAQLRERDLEVKQLLQAKADLEKVLEDLREGEKARREKEEALREEIQALTKKFQDLDTVKKEEEGGCTELTPEAQEQPRPPQPAGIPSQQHSEYEASGEDLPRPPCTCVEGRRHAAARALQVRWKVYRRQKEKAMLDEAATVLQAAFRGHLARARLLLSEVCGSESPCTPSLPSQNSPAPCVLSPTVQAGGDPGQEAAITLIQSVLRAHLARAGHSPRTCPAVPSKRSAASATCYGASSPAPATAPAGREDRGMSPGDTVRGPAAEARGPRPWGLGAPAAPQPCSPAESPPEGRSPPAPLRVNEVCSDDSDEVVVAPRPTVKNAAHPPPALGPCGCGPLGDALSGEG; this comes from the exons ATGGCAGCGGGGTCGCGGCCGGCGCGCGGACCGGCCCAGGCTGCTGGCGGCCTGGCAGCCCGCGAAGCTCGGGAGCCGGACAGCCGCGCCCGCAGCGCCGAGGGGTGGCCGGGCAGCGCCACCGTCATGTCGCTGGGCACCGGGGATCCTACTTCAGAGACG GGGGATGACAGCCTGTCTGCGATTACCTTGGACTCTGACGTGGAGACG gTGACAAAGAGGAGAAGCGTCCACAGACCTCCACCCGTGTCTCCGA AGTCTCCGTACTCCTCCAAGCCGAGGGCAGTGGCGTCCTGGAGGTCTCTGAAGACGGCCGCCAGCTTGCCTCTCAGTCCCAGAATGACCTTCACCCCGCAGCAGCTGTGGCCGGGAAGTTCAAAGCCAG CAGGCAGTGCGACCCAGCCCCAGAAGGCAGGCCTCACCTTGGAGCGTCCCTGGGCCCACCCCCCGGTCAGCACTCCGGACCACCTGATGGAGACACTGAGAGTGAAGAGGTCAAACCTCAGACGTTCGGCCAGCAACG GTCATGTCCCGGGGACCCCCGTCTACAGAGAGAAGGAGGACATGTACGACGAGATCATCGAGCTGAAGAAG TCCTTGCACATGCAGAAGAGTGACGCGGATCAGCTGCGGACGAAGCTCCGGCGCCTGGAAGAGGAGAATGCCAGGAAGGACCGGCAGATAGAGCAGCTATTGGGTCCATCCCGG GGCCCAGATTTCGTTTGCACTCTGGCGGACAAGAGGCTCGACACCAGCTGG GTCGTCAGCGGGCTGAGGCAGCGGGTGCTGAAGCTGGAGCAGCAGTGCAAGGACCGGGACAGCACCATCAG CAAGCTGCAGGCCGACGTGAAGACCACGAACTTGGAAGAGATGAGGATTGCTGTGGAGACGTACTATGAGGAG ATCTACCGGCTCCAGACGCTGCTGGCGAGATCGGAGACCACCGGCAGGAA GCCGCCGGCGGAGAAGAAGCCCAGCTTCAAACGGCAGAGGAAGCTGAGCAGCGCCCTGCTGAGCCTGTCGCGGAGTGTGCAGGAGCTCACCGAGGAGAACCAGAGCCTGAAGGAGGACCTGGACCGTGTGCTGAGCAGCTCGCCCTCCGCCTCCCGCAGGAAGG GCTATGCGGAGTGGAGCAAGCCCCGGCTGCTGAGACGGGTCGCAGAGCTGGAGAAG ATGGTCAGTGCCATGGAAGGCCCAGAGCCGCAGGCCCTCTCTGCGTCCAGCTCCTCGCCGCACCCGCCGCCCGGAAACGAGGACAGCGAGAGTCTCCGGGGCGCCGTGCGGAGCCTGCAGGGGGAGCGGGAGGCCCTGCAGGCCCAGCTTCGGGAGCGAGA TCTGGAGGTGAAGCAGCTACTCCAGGCGAAGGCCGACCTGGAGAAGGTGCTGGAAGATCTGCGGGAAGGAGAGAAGgcgaggagagagaaggaggaggctcTGAG AGAGGAAATTCAAGCCCTGACCAAGAAGTTTCAAGACCTGGACACAGttaagaaggaagaggagggtggCTGCACAGAACTGACCCCCGAG GCTCAGGAGCAGCCTCGACCTCCCCAGCCAGCCGGCATTCCCTCTCAGCAGCACTCGGAGTACGAAGCCAGCGGGGAGGACTTGCCCCGGCCCCCCTGCACCTGCGTGGAGGGGCGGAGACACGCAGCTGCCCGAGCCCTGCAGGTGCGCTGGAAGGTGTACAGACGGCAG AAGGAAAAGGCCATGCTGGACGAG gcGGCCACTGTGCTTCAGGCAGCTTTCAGGGGACACCTGGCACGGGCGAGGCTGTTACTGAGCGAAGTGTGTGGCTCCGAATCTCCCTGCACACCCAGCCTCCCAAGCCAG AACTCTCCTGCACCCTGCGTTCTGAGCCCCACTGTCCAGGCTGGGGGTGACCCCGGGCAAGAGGCGGCCATTACCCTCATCCAGTCCGTCCTCCGGGCACACCTGGCACGGGCCGGGCACAG TCCAAGGACTTGCCCTGCAGTTCCTTCGAAGAGGTCGGCTGCTTCGGCCACATGCTATGGGGCGTCCTCTCCAGCCCCCGCCACAGCTCCTGCCG GTCGGGAAGACCGCGGCATGAGCCCTGGGGACACCGTGAGGGGACCAGCAGCTGAGGCCCGGGGGCCGAGgccgtgggggctgggggctccggcagccccgcagccctgcagccctg CCGAGTCCCCTCCCGAGGGGCGGTCACCCCCGGCACCCCTGCGTGTGAACGAGGTCTGCTCCGACGACTCCGACGAGGTTGTCGTGGCTCCTCGTCCCACCGTGAAGAACGCTGCCCACCCGCCCCCTGCCCTGGGTCCCTGTGGCTGTGGCCCTCTTGGTGACGCGCTATCCGGGGAGGGGTAG
- the IQCE gene encoding IQ domain-containing protein E isoform X2 — protein MAAGSRPARGPAQAAGGLAAREAREPDSRARSAEGWPGSATVMSLGTGDPTSETGDDSLSAITLDSDVETVTKRRSVHRPPPVSPKSPYSSKPRAVASWRSLKTAASLPLSPRMTFTPQQLWPGSSKPGSATQPQKAGLTLERPWAHPPVSTPDHLMETLRVKRSNLRRSASNGHVPGTPVYREKEDMYDEIIELKKSLHMQKSDADQLRTKLRRLEEENARKDRQIEQLLGPSRGPDFVCTLADKRLDTSWVVSGLRQRVLKLEQQCKDRDSTISKLQADVKTTNLEEMRIAVETYYEEIYRLQTLLARSETTGRKPPAEKKPSFKRQRKLSSALLSLSRSVQELTEENQSLKEDLDRVLSSSPSASRRKGYAEWSKPRLLRRVAELEKMVSAMEGPEPQALSASSSSPHPPPGNEDSESLRGAVRSLQGEREALQAQLRERDLEVKQLLQAKADLEKVLEDLREGEKARREKEEALREEIQALTKKFQDLDTVKKEEEGGCTELTPEAQEQPRPPQPAGIPSQQHSEYEASGEDLPRPPCTCVEGRRHAAARALQVRWKVYRRQKEKAMLDEAATVLQAAFRGHLARARLLLSEVCGSESPCTPSLPSQNSPAPCVLSPTVQAGGDPGQEAAITLIQSVLRAHLARAGHSPRTCPAVPSKRSAASATCYGASSPAPATAPAGREDRGMSPGDTVRGPAAEARGPRPWGLGAPAAPQPCSPAESPPEGRSPPAPLRVNEVCSDDSDEVVVAPRPTVKNAAHPPPALGPCGCGPLGDALSGEG, from the exons ATGGCAGCGGGGTCGCGGCCGGCGCGCGGACCGGCCCAGGCTGCTGGCGGCCTGGCAGCCCGCGAAGCTCGGGAGCCGGACAGCCGCGCCCGCAGCGCCGAGGGGTGGCCGGGCAGCGCCACCGTCATGTCGCTGGGCACCGGGGATCCTACTTCAGAGACG GGGGATGACAGCCTGTCTGCGATTACCTTGGACTCTGACGTGGAGACG gTGACAAAGAGGAGAAGCGTCCACAGACCTCCACCCGTGTCTCCGA AGTCTCCGTACTCCTCCAAGCCGAGGGCAGTGGCGTCCTGGAGGTCTCTGAAGACGGCCGCCAGCTTGCCTCTCAGTCCCAGAATGACCTTCACCCCGCAGCAGCTGTGGCCGGGAAGTTCAAAGCCAG GCAGTGCGACCCAGCCCCAGAAGGCAGGCCTCACCTTGGAGCGTCCCTGGGCCCACCCCCCGGTCAGCACTCCGGACCACCTGATGGAGACACTGAGAGTGAAGAGGTCAAACCTCAGACGTTCGGCCAGCAACG GTCATGTCCCGGGGACCCCCGTCTACAGAGAGAAGGAGGACATGTACGACGAGATCATCGAGCTGAAGAAG TCCTTGCACATGCAGAAGAGTGACGCGGATCAGCTGCGGACGAAGCTCCGGCGCCTGGAAGAGGAGAATGCCAGGAAGGACCGGCAGATAGAGCAGCTATTGGGTCCATCCCGG GGCCCAGATTTCGTTTGCACTCTGGCGGACAAGAGGCTCGACACCAGCTGG GTCGTCAGCGGGCTGAGGCAGCGGGTGCTGAAGCTGGAGCAGCAGTGCAAGGACCGGGACAGCACCATCAG CAAGCTGCAGGCCGACGTGAAGACCACGAACTTGGAAGAGATGAGGATTGCTGTGGAGACGTACTATGAGGAG ATCTACCGGCTCCAGACGCTGCTGGCGAGATCGGAGACCACCGGCAGGAA GCCGCCGGCGGAGAAGAAGCCCAGCTTCAAACGGCAGAGGAAGCTGAGCAGCGCCCTGCTGAGCCTGTCGCGGAGTGTGCAGGAGCTCACCGAGGAGAACCAGAGCCTGAAGGAGGACCTGGACCGTGTGCTGAGCAGCTCGCCCTCCGCCTCCCGCAGGAAGG GCTATGCGGAGTGGAGCAAGCCCCGGCTGCTGAGACGGGTCGCAGAGCTGGAGAAG ATGGTCAGTGCCATGGAAGGCCCAGAGCCGCAGGCCCTCTCTGCGTCCAGCTCCTCGCCGCACCCGCCGCCCGGAAACGAGGACAGCGAGAGTCTCCGGGGCGCCGTGCGGAGCCTGCAGGGGGAGCGGGAGGCCCTGCAGGCCCAGCTTCGGGAGCGAGA TCTGGAGGTGAAGCAGCTACTCCAGGCGAAGGCCGACCTGGAGAAGGTGCTGGAAGATCTGCGGGAAGGAGAGAAGgcgaggagagagaaggaggaggctcTGAG AGAGGAAATTCAAGCCCTGACCAAGAAGTTTCAAGACCTGGACACAGttaagaaggaagaggagggtggCTGCACAGAACTGACCCCCGAG GCTCAGGAGCAGCCTCGACCTCCCCAGCCAGCCGGCATTCCCTCTCAGCAGCACTCGGAGTACGAAGCCAGCGGGGAGGACTTGCCCCGGCCCCCCTGCACCTGCGTGGAGGGGCGGAGACACGCAGCTGCCCGAGCCCTGCAGGTGCGCTGGAAGGTGTACAGACGGCAG AAGGAAAAGGCCATGCTGGACGAG gcGGCCACTGTGCTTCAGGCAGCTTTCAGGGGACACCTGGCACGGGCGAGGCTGTTACTGAGCGAAGTGTGTGGCTCCGAATCTCCCTGCACACCCAGCCTCCCAAGCCAG AACTCTCCTGCACCCTGCGTTCTGAGCCCCACTGTCCAGGCTGGGGGTGACCCCGGGCAAGAGGCGGCCATTACCCTCATCCAGTCCGTCCTCCGGGCACACCTGGCACGGGCCGGGCACAG TCCAAGGACTTGCCCTGCAGTTCCTTCGAAGAGGTCGGCTGCTTCGGCCACATGCTATGGGGCGTCCTCTCCAGCCCCCGCCACAGCTCCTGCCG GTCGGGAAGACCGCGGCATGAGCCCTGGGGACACCGTGAGGGGACCAGCAGCTGAGGCCCGGGGGCCGAGgccgtgggggctgggggctccggcagccccgcagccctgcagccctg CCGAGTCCCCTCCCGAGGGGCGGTCACCCCCGGCACCCCTGCGTGTGAACGAGGTCTGCTCCGACGACTCCGACGAGGTTGTCGTGGCTCCTCGTCCCACCGTGAAGAACGCTGCCCACCCGCCCCCTGCCCTGGGTCCCTGTGGCTGTGGCCCTCTTGGTGACGCGCTATCCGGGGAGGGGTAG